In Camelina sativa cultivar DH55 chromosome 17, Cs, whole genome shotgun sequence, the genomic stretch GGCTCATTATCAAAATAGTAATAAcaataatgttattaataattattattaatattattattattattattattattagtattattattattatgccaTTTGCTAGCTGTTATGTACTTCTTATTTAAATATGGATCCGGTCAAACAAGGTTATGAAGCATTAATGCACTTGAATTTATTGTCACTGCGAAAAGGTTAAAAGAAATCTaacctttttttcctttgaagaTATTCCTGCATTCATAATACTGATACTAGTGTGAGTGAGCTAAATATAACATTGTTGTTTATCTCGTtatagcttatatatatatatattttNttttttttttttttttgtgaagaagCTTTTTTCATGTTTGATTGTACAgtacttttctatattttatatctctttatataaagagttttataatttgatgtcaaacaaataaaaaaaaattagttttcgAGCTAGGTTTTTTTATTGTAGGTTTGTGAAATTAATGAATTGGTTCCATAGGATTTGAAGACGATTTATGACGTTTGTAACATTGAACTGAACGGCTTAATTACGTTGGGCAGTGAGTAGTGACGCACCTAAGAAAAAGGCATTACGTTGTTCGACGTGACAACGatacacaaataaaacaatccataAACGTTTCATATGCTATTGAGCCTGTCTGTTATATAAACAACCCATAAACGTTCCAATTTCCCCTTATAtgattatactatatataaaaatgacataCGATGCTAATTCTTCAAAACGTTAAAGCCGACAAGCCGTTACTCCTTCgtcaatcttaaaaaaaaaaaaacaaaaaaattatctcctctttttttttctttaaaaataaaaaatgcttaTGACTTTATTGTTACTCTCGACAGAATCCCAATGCAATATATTACTACAAAACAACGTGTTAATTACAGTATTTGGTTGCCAGCCAACGTTCTCTTTTTATAAAACACTACTCCATTTTGCATTTTCAACTCAAAATTGCAAACCAACCTCTTCTTTTTTACTCTATCCAACCAATCTACCcgtcaaaatattaaaatgataagaattatataaatgttttgaacGTATAGCATTGAATAGTATAACACATAAAATTTCTGCTATAAGAATTAATTTCTCTTAAAAcgtaattctatatatatagatgggaagaaaaaaaccatTTGCTTCAGTGCTTACACaccaaaaacaattacaatCCGAGTCATcattattaattaagaaaatgacaCATTGGGAGGTCAAACTACATCTCATATTTGTCCTTTCACACAAGTCAACCCTAATTTactccaaacacaaacaaaacgaAATTAAATAATCACTAATCAACCATTTCGTTACCCATCTCCCCCCCTTTATATATAACTCCTCATCATCACCTTCAACCTTAATAATATAACAACCCACAAAAACCTAAGAAATATAAACTTCACcggaaaacaaaaatggaagaCGACGTTTATTACCTCGACACAGATCTCGATCTCAGCTTCACCTCCACCACCACAGACCGTACATTCACCTCATCAAGCGCTAGATCGAGTCTCGCACGCTCAAGCCTAACCCTAAGCTTTAACGACAGACTCTCAACCGCGACAACTCCTTCAACCACCACTTCTTCCGCCGCAACAACACTCCACCACCGTCGCTACGATCCTCACTGGACAGCTATCAGAGCCGCAACAACTCTCTCCTCCGACAGAAGACTCCATCTCCGCCACTTAAAACTCGTCCGCCACCTCGGAACTGGTAACCTCGGCCGTGTTTTCCTCTGCCACCTCCGTGACTGCCCTAACCCTACCGGATTCGCGCTTAAAGTAATCGACCGTGATGTTCTCACGGCGAAGAAGATGTCACACGTGGAAACAGAAGCTGAGATCCTCTCCATGCTAGACCACCCGTTCTTACCTACACTCTACGCACGTATCGACGCTTCTCACTATACTTGCCTCCTTATAGATTACTGCCCTAACGGTGATTTACATTCCTTGCTCCGTAAGCAACCTAATAACCGACTACCGATTTCTCCGGTTAGATTCTTCGCCGCCGAAGTACTCGTCGCCTTGGAGTATCTCCACGCTCTAGGAATCGTTTACCGAGATCTCAAACCGGAGAATATCTTGATTCGTGAAGATGGACACATCATGCTCTCAGATTTCGATCTCTGCTTCAAAGCCGACGTGGTTCCAACTTTCCGATCTCGACGTTTCCGGAGACCTTCGTCTCCTCCGTCTTCTCCACGGAGAAGTCGCCTTCGAAGAGGTTGTTTCTTCTCCACGGAGGTAGAgtacgagagagaagagatagtAGCGGAGTTCGCGGCAGAGCCAGTTACGGCGTTTTCGAAATCGTGTGTTGGAACTCATGAGTATCTAGCGCCGGAGCTAGTAGCCGGAAACGGACACGGAAGCGGTGTAGACTGGTGGGCGTTTGGGATATTCTTATACGAGATGTTACACGGGACGACGCCGTTTAAAGGTGGTACCAAAGAGCAAACACTGCGCAACATAGTATCCAACGACGACGTGGCATTCACGttagaggaggaagaagaaggtatgGTTGAAGCGAAGGATCTGATTGAGAAGCTGTTGGAGAAAGATCCGAGGAAGAGGCTAGGATGCGCCAGGGGTGCGCAGGATATCAAAAGGCATGAGTTTTTCGAAGGGATCAAGTGGCCGTTGATCAGAAACTATAAACCGCCGGAGATCCGAGGTCtggtgaagaagacgaagggaCATGGTGGTCACGTGACTGCTGTCGTCACGCCACGGAGGAAGAAGTGGTTGTGGAGGGCGCTGTCGCATTTACTGCGCAGTAAAGGCTTGAACAAGAGCAGCAGTAAAATTCAGAGCAATAATAATTACTATCATTATGTGGGTAAAAGCTGTAACGCTAGTGGCAAACGCGTTTAAGGCGTTTTATAACCTTGAAAATATATCTCATACGATTCTCTCTAGAGGTAGCAAAATTAGCAGTCTGATCATTTTTGATTTTGACATATTCTTTTGTTGGTTCTGAAATTCATACAAGAAACTATATAAGTAAATTTACCTTTTCTTCATCTTAACCAAAAGGAGTTCTAAATTATAAACTACCAAACGAGTTCAGGCATgcatacttttcttttgttctcttttcaCATTTGTCTAGCTCAGAAGTGGGAACAGAGATTAATGGGCCTTAGCATTGGGTCCATTTGTATAACAaccttgttttttgtttgttttgggtgTACGTATTAGAGTTTTGGGAAATTGAAGAAAATCAGAAGCAAAGCAAATACATTCAATGCTTTGTCTTCTTTACCACAAGTATGTATCCTCTTTTCATGCTCTACCTTTCTTCCTTTTCTACTCTTTCTTGTAGATTTCACtctcatatatatttgatttaggaaaaatgtcattaaaatccccaagtctacattttcgttgatttaaatccCGAACTCTgcttttggagaaaaaaacaccaattatttgttgacttccaaataaatCGCAAACTCTCGTTGACCTAGTCTTTTGAGACACAACATTAAGTGGTCAAACGGAGAAATTAAATGAGATTAATTATCTGTTAACGAGATCCGTTAATAGCAAAACGACGCTGTTTATAACACCCTAAAACTCCCAAATTAAGAAATTGATTCTCAATTTCCCTAgttcacaaaccctaattgatctcaatttatcttttcttctttaatttctcttttcttcttcgatttctctcttcttcttcgagttgaCGAGATGAGTTCTAGCTCAAAGACATCGGTGGTAGCTTCGTTTGACCATGGAGTGCCATTGAAGTACGTTTGTGGAGCCGGTGTAACGATCTTTACATGGAGAACTAAAGATAATCCTGGTCGACCGTTCTTCCGgtgtataacaaaaaaagatctgGAATCTTCTCATCATCGAAGATATCATGTTCGATTAGGGTTAgattaattagggtttgtgaattggGAAAACTGagaatcgatttctcaatttgggggttttagggtgttataAACAGCATCATTTTGCTATTAACGGATCTCGTTAACGGATAATTAACCTTGTTTAATTTCTCCGTTTGACCACTTAACGTTGTGCCTCAAAAGGCTAAGTCAACGAGAGTTTGGGatttatttggaagtcaacaaataattggtgttttttttcttctccaaaagCAGAATTCGggctttaaatcaacgaaaatgtagacttggggattttaatgacatttttccctatTTGATTTATATGCAAGTTGTTCgtgtgattttctttttttttggagttatATTTATAGGAATACCAAATTATCATCACTTCAGTATATTTGCTTAATTCAAAAGGTACACAGTTTATAAGTGACTAAGTGAGGGATCTTTTAAATAGTTTTGGCCGGCTGTATATTATTTGTTGTTGGGGAAGGTAAAATACATATCCAAAAGTAACTTGTATCAATgaactatatattattaaagctatatatatgatgagcatacaaaaagtttataatagaagatataataaattattgatGTTTTGATGATTCCATGAAAGATGAAACTATACTTCCTTGGAGAATCAAAAAAGAGATCCATGCAAATCCCAATGTCAATTAATGAACCAAAACTCAGACCATGTtcatctgtttcttctttccttcGTATCTAATTCACCTTTTCCCCCaagatttctcttcttcctcttcactctatatatattcttcaatCCCCTTTTCTACTTCCCCCACAACTCTCTTTTCTTTACCCACAAaagggttttttcttttcttcatcaaattcttcacacaaaagtttcaatctttttatttgttttctttcatttcatataatataaaaagcATAAAACTTTGATTGTGGCATTAATGGCTGAGTTCAAGAGTAAGTTAAACAAAGGTCACGCCTTTACAAGCAAATGTGCTTCCTTGGTGAAGGAGCAACGAGCTCGTCTCTACATTCTCCGTCGTTGTGCTACCATGCTTTGTTGCTGGTACATCCAAGGCGATGAGTAAAGAGATGACTCTTCCTTAATTACATATAACATCCGAAacgctatatatatacacatatatctatatattaatatatatatcacccTGTCCCTAATATCTAGTTCTTGAAGCTCCATGGACATTGAAGCTCTCCTTTGGCTGTTTGGCAAAATCCTTTCACAAGAAACTTGATTCTCTCTTCTGATATATGCTGGTGCAACAAAACCCTTTTACAAGCCTGTCGTTTTTTAACCTAAAGGATCAatcttttaggttttttttggtttgctttgtATCAGACAAGACAGAAAGAGAGCAAGAAATTTATCCGCTAATCAAGCCAGAGTTTTTACTGTGTCTGAGACAGAGACACTGGAGATGCTAGTTCCTTAATTAAGAAATGGAAGATCTTTGAAGGGTTTTGATTGGTTTCACTTTGGACCGGAGAAGACTGTGTTTTGTTTCATCAGTGACATTTTCCTCTGTataatttcagttttgtttctcttatatTGCATCATATTCTAATAATTAAGACCAAATAAATAAGTCTATGGTTATGTTGAACCATATAGACTAAACATGTCTCTTTTGATTCTCATATATTCTAATAATACAACAacagttttcacttttcaccaCAAATCCTACAGATGATAGTTTGCTTGATCCAAAATTTCATGTCAATGAGATTTATCTTTAGTTTATCCCTCTTGCTCAATCCAATCCTTGAACAGCAACATCATGTAAATGGGAACGTTTAACGCCGCAATGACAATGATCATCATGATTGTACGTATTACTCTCTGGATCacaagttttgttcttgattttgatGCTGATCTCGTCAGAGGATCAGACCCACCAGCACCTGCATTTACATCTGAGTCCATCACAAGCTCAATCTGTTCGTTAGTGTTCTTTCTAGCCGCTGATCTCAACACCGCGTTACCcctagaaagaaaataagatgacgagaaaatcaaaacttgagTCTTGTACTGAGAATCCAAAGGATGTTGATCTCTTACTTTTCTACAAGAGCTTTATCGCTTTGACGTTTCAAAGGAGTTGGAAGAACTTTCTTCACAAGATGCATAGATCCTTCTGCGTCCCATACCATTTCATACTCGCAGTTCTCATCTTCATTCTTCTCCTTCGTGACGCTGCTTAAAAAGCTTGACTTCATCACATTTGAGATACAGTCTGCAGTGTTGTTTAAGAAGCTTATCCCATGATTTGGCCACAGAAGGAGAGCAAGAAGGGACATAGCGAATAGAGAAAGGTACCTGgtagttcaaaattaaactcaaAAATTCATAAACATGCATCAAGACAATAATCATAGAGCCAAGAACTCTCTGGTCAGGAGCATACCACATGTAAATGTATAATTGGCACGGAAGGAAGCATAATTGGGTGTGTAACATTTTATCTAGATCAGATGAGTTTTGATGGATGGCGTTGGGAACAGATAATAGCATGAATGACGGATATATATTTCCTTGTTGCCAGCTTATAGTACCTAAAGTATGCTGTAATATGATATTCACGTATCAAAAGATTGTCCATAGTGGGATCCAAATATTTTGTGGCCATTACTTATTTGTGTTACCTCAATTACAGATCCTGCTTCCGACTTGTGGGTTACAGTGCACTGGTCATGATCATGGCCAGACAGAACGAGTATCTGCAGCAAAAAATGGTAAAAACGTTGCTGCATTGTTTGGTTTAGTGTTAATGAGAGTTGTGTTTGAAGTGACATTCACAAGAAACACAGACAGAACTCTCCCATGAACATAAAATAGAAGAATTTATCTTACGGGTTTGATCATCTCCAGTAACTTCTTTGATGATTCTGAAGTAACATAATTCTGGTATCTGCAAATGaagttaataaacaaaaatgaatacatTGGATTAGTTATGCCCTGATTCTGGTTAATTAAAAACTAACTCAAGTTCTGTATAATAAAATGGAAAGGTAGAAGTTTACATTACTTCTTGATCTTGAAAATGGCGCCAAAACCGCTGTACATGAAAGAGTAGAAATTAGACCAATACAAACTGTTCTTATCTGAACTACACTACGATCCGTGTTGAAAAATCACCTGATCAATGACAGAAACGCCACGGTGAGGGCCGCATGGGGTTTGATCAGGCCGATATAATGGGATGTGGGTCAATAAAACTCTAGGATGTGACTGTGCATCTAAAAAGATGAGAAAATTGTACGTGTAAGCTTCAGAAAGATAGTAAGTGCAAAAGAGGATTCAGTTGAATAACACACACCCGTGGAGACATTTTGTACAAACTTCCAAACTTCTGATGCCAGATCCTTTTGAGGATTCCCTGCAAAATATACATCAGCTTTTTAGTTACAGATCCTTTGTTTATCTTTGAGGATAAATTCTAAGCATGTAAAACAATATCTTAATGATCAAAGCGTAGATCAGAGCGAAGTTTGTAATTACCATCAATAGCTTGTGCATCAATACTGATGAACTCAACACTTCCAATCATAAATCTGCGGTTTCTGATCCCAAAAACTTTTTGGTATCGATCAATCACCTGTTGAAAATGTGAAGTTATATCAATACATAGGTCGCTGACAAATGtgatatatttgagaaaaaGGTGATAAGTGTTAGTACGTCTTGCTTATGGGACGCAACCCGAGAATAGCCAACATCATGGTTCCCAGGGATGTAAAATGTAGGGATGTCCCCAACTTTGCCTTGTGAATTCACACCAAATACATGTTTAAACCGGCTCAAAGATTCCTGCCATCTGATAAAAATAACAAGTTAAGCATCTCCACGAACCATTTGAGCAGAAAGAAGAACAAGTGAAGAGACAAGAACAAGGAGATCTTACTCTTCCTCAGGCAGAAATGGCCCGCCATCGAAATAGtcacctaaaaacaaaacaacgtcTGGTTTGAAGGGCAAGACAGACTGAAAGAACGATCTCCGCATGTTTATATCAGTATAAAACTGAGCAAGCTCCAAAGCAAGCGTCTTTGACGACAAACGAAACGATGTCTTATCCATGAGCTGCATAAAGacaccaccaacaacaacaacaacaacacataatcAGATGATCAAACTCCActaacaaacacaaaaccaaaatctaaaagcATTTGAAAAGCTCTTCACCTGGGGATCAGTAACAATGGCCACTTTAGTAAAATTCCCATCACTctgtaagaaaaacaaaaagctagCAGATatgaacaatcacaactcaACAGTGACTAAAATAGTGATGAAATCAAGCTTCTGCAGATCTATTGAGATTCTTTACACATTGGCTATTTTTAGATCAGTGAAAGATAACATTCCCAATAATAGTACTACCGAAGATGACGGATTTCAATTTCAAAGCTTCGATTTTTATAGACATTTTCAGTAAATCTCGCGACTTTCAGAGAGAAATAAGCAAATACACAATCGAACTCGAATTAGATTCACTGAATCCCCAAAATTGAGCATTCAGTTATtgaaaaagatgagaaatgTAATTGGAGactagagagagggagagaccTTATTATGGTGAGGCCAAGAACAAGTGAAGAGAGAAGGAACCCAATAGGCGAACATTTCGCCGTAGAGGATCGTGGCTGCCCAAATGAGACATAACCCCACCGTGAGCTTATGGTGGTGTTTCATTTTTCCGAGCATCTGaatctccccccccccccccccNNNNNNNNNNNNNNNNNNNNNNNNNNNNNNNNNNNNNNNNNNNNNNNNNNNNNNNNNNNNNNNNNNNNNNNNNNNNNNNNNNNNNNNNNNNNNNNNNNNNNNNNNNNNNNNNNNNNNNNNNNNNNNNNNNNNNNNNNNNNNNNNNNNNNNNNNNNNNNNNNNNNNNNNNNNNNNNNNNNNNNNNNNNNNNNNNNNNNNNNNNNNNNNNNNNNNNNNNNNNNNNNNNNNNNNNNNNNNNNNNNNNNNNNNNNNNNNNNNNNNNNNNNNNNNNNNNNNNNNNNNNNNNNNNNNNNNNNNNNNNNNNNNNNNNNNNNNNNNNNNNNNNNNNNNNNNNNNNNNNNNNNNCCCCCCCCCCCCCTTCCTTCTCGGCTTTTGCTTAGATTATCTGGTGATTGTTGTTGACCAAAAATAGCGGTCAAGACGTGACGCGACGCGACGCGACGCTGAGAACGCCGAGACTGCGGAATGTGGAGAAATCCACAAAAACGTCGCGTAGTTTtaacactaaataaaaaaaacagcaaGCATAGTTTTTGGGCCTATCCTTTATATTTGGAAATGGtaaatagtaaaacaaaacaatggtaATTTGCTAAAATGACAATGAGTTTGAGAAATTAGGCAATGATATAAATTGTACTATATTGTTTCTAATGGATTGCATAATTAATTATTGCTATTTCAATTAAAAGTATAtgatttaatcatttttataataaattaaatatttgtttaatatattattcgatgtgttttagtttatattaatgaaattatacattaaatatttaaagagaaattaattatattattatttcaccAATAGAAACAAtatttagtaataaaatttttaatttaaattatactaCTGTATATCAGTTATGGTTAAAAGTACGGTTAGCATGTGATTTTGGTCATGCCTATTATTGGGCTTTTTCTCATTCGAACATTGACGGTCCCTAAGTTAGGCCCATTAAAAGAGCGAAATTCAGAATAAGTTAGGCACACATCACAGACGACGACGGGAATCAAGAATCATCATTACTCGCGAATCGCGACAGTTTCCGGCTAACTCCGAGAGCGCCTCCTTTGGTCGTATTGTTTTCTGAGGTTAGTTCGTACTTCTCACCGGTCGTCTCTTCGTGTTTTCCTCGATTCAATCCTATATCATCACATTGCTCGCGAATCTCGATTCTTTTTTTCTGcataggtttagggtttttttttgttcgttttgaTGTTTTAGATGAGCGAGATGATATCGATTTTTTTGCAAAGGAAAACAGTTGTAGTCACATTTAAGGagatgatttagggttttagtaGCGATTCATCGGTTTGTTTTGAGATAAATTTAGGGATTTCATGTTGTCGAATGCTACTGTTTGGTTCTTCGTTTGAATAGTTTTGTTGTATACATATGAAGGAGATGATTTAGGGATTTAGTAGcgattcattgttttttttttttaagataaatttaataatttcatGTTGTCGCTACTACTGTGTGGTTCTTAGTTTGAATGGCTTTGCTGTATACCGTCTTTATCTAAGGTAGAGTCTATTTTGTAGTATGAATTCTCTATCAGTTTATTTGGTAACCTTACAATGCCTTCCTTCggtgatttttttggtttcaggttCTAGAAGAAGTAAACATGTCAGTTCTTATTGTGACGAGCCTTGGGGATATAGTGATTGACCTTTACTCGAATAAATGTCCTTTGACCTGCAAGAACTTCCTCAAGCTTTGCAAGTAAGTGTCTCTTTTGCCTATCTACTACCTAAGAAACGTTTTCTATGGTACAGTCTCCACGGGGTTTTAACtttctttatttggttttaggatCAAATACTACAATGGGTGTCTATTTCACACTGTGCAAAAGGATTTCACAGCACAGACGGGTGATCCAACTGGTACTGGAGCTGGTGGAGATTCAATCTACAAGTAAGATTTGTGGACTTTGTACTTATGATCATTCTTTTGccttttgtatcatttaattagttttgcCTTCTGTGTTGCCTTTCCCACCTCCTTGTTCGTGTTTTCTCCAGTCAATgtttgaactttttttcttaaccATCTTGTGTTTGCTATGTTGGATTTTTCAGATTTCTGTATGGTGAGCAGGCTCGTTTTTTCGGCGATGAGATTCATCttgatttaaaacatttaaagaCCGGCACTGTTGCAATGGCCAGTGGTGGAGAAAATCTTAATGCTTCTCAGGTAAGCTGGTCTTATATTTTCGTTATGAAATCTCTGGGTTCAGTATAATTATCAGTGTGTTCGTGATCAATATATCCTCATGTGAATCTTTTCTACTCTTTTTTCAGTTCTACTTCACTCTTCGCGATGATTTGGACTATCTTGATGGGAAACACACTGTAAGtacaaaattgtaaatgatctgcgaattctttcttttgtatatatcgTTTATCTTTTAATATGCCATTCTATATACCATTTTTCAGGTGTTTGGGGAGATTGCTGAGGGGTTGGAAACTTTGACTAGGATAAACGAAGCTTATGTTGATGCAAAGAACAGACCCTTCAAAAACATTAGAatcaaacacacatatatacttGATGATCCATTTGATGATCCGCCACAGCTGGCTG encodes the following:
- the LOC104758722 gene encoding serine/threonine-protein kinase WAG1-like; translation: MEDDVYYLDTDLDLSFTSTTTDRTFTSSSARSSLARSSLTLSFNDRLSTATTPSTTTSSAATTLHHRRYDPHWTAIRAATTLSSDRRLHLRHLKLVRHLGTGNLGRVFLCHLRDCPNPTGFALKVIDRDVLTAKKMSHVETEAEILSMLDHPFLPTLYARIDASHYTCLLIDYCPNGDLHSLLRKQPNNRLPISPVRFFAAEVLVALEYLHALGIVYRDLKPENILIREDGHIMLSDFDLCFKADVVPTFRSRRFRRPSSPPSSPRRSRLRRGCFFSTEVEYEREEIVAEFAAEPVTAFSKSCVGTHEYLAPELVAGNGHGSGVDWWAFGIFLYEMLHGTTPFKGGTKEQTLRNIVSNDDVAFTLEEEEEGMVEAKDLIEKLLEKDPRKRLGCARGAQDIKRHEFFEGIKWPLIRNYKPPEIRGLVKKTKGHGGHVTAVVTPRRKKWLWRALSHLLRSKGLNKSSSKIQSNNNYYHYVGKSCNASGKRV
- the LOC104758723 gene encoding uncharacterized protein LOC104758723 translates to MAEFKSKLNKGHAFTSKCASLVKEQRARLYILRRCATMLCCWYIQGDE
- the LOC109124463 gene encoding uncharacterized protein C630.12-like, which produces MLGKMKHHHKLTVGLCLIWAATILYGEMFAYWVPSLFTCSWPHHNKSDGNFTKVAIVTDPQLMDKTSFRLSSKTLALELAQFYTDINMRRSFFQSVLPFKPDVVLFLGDYFDGGPFLPEEEWQESLSRFKHVFGVNSQGKVGDIPTFYIPGNHDVGYSRVASHKQDVIDRYQKVFGIRNRRFMIGSVEFISIDAQAIDGNPQKDLASEVWKFVQNVSTDAQSHPRVLLTHIPLYRPDQTPCGPHRGVSVIDQRFWRHFQDQEVIYQNYVTSESSKKLLEMIKPILVLSGHDHDQCTVTHKSEAGSVIEHTLGTISWQQGNIYPSFMLLSVPNAIHQNSSDLDKMLHTQLCFLPCQLYIYMWYLSLFAMSLLALLLWPNHGISFLNNTADCISNVMKSSFLSSVTKEKNEDENCEYEMVWDAEGSMHLVKKVLPTPLKRQSDKALVEKGNAVLRSAARKNTNEQIELVMDSDVNAGAGGSDPLTRSASKSRTKLVIQRVIRTIMMIIVIAALNVPIYMMLLFKDWIEQEG